The following proteins come from a genomic window of Bradyrhizobium paxllaeri:
- a CDS encoding O-antigen ligase family protein: MFVNALFLFLMFRCSADILSPGEKGTTLVALYVGGALALTAIKIATFGTTRGDMAIGLAVCWLAIVNLLWIPAEATSQLYFSVTVLLPIIFLLFLSRCEPSIFVDLRKRTLRFGIPVLCGLLLIFVFSEGEPEADLLTKFGGNAGTGEGEKSFHVVAQTIAKFSILLINQWIGLSVIALVLLTVLNVRSALLGFLLAFLIKKYSTFNLRVFLVTLGVSVVAIAVLLSNSEFVDGFLQRILYRDRVFFEQDTSNLMSGRDEIWRYYVQMLENSSLLELLFGRGAVWQYGSFPFLAHNDLLNLMICYGLVGTTAVLYAWYVILSRLEAEYRMPCVALFLVLFFTNGVVFHQSNLLFVLFMAGKAQQKELSESLVDEMIKPRGLPARG; encoded by the coding sequence ATGTTCGTAAACGCGTTGTTCTTGTTTCTTATGTTTCGGTGCAGTGCCGATATTCTCAGCCCTGGGGAAAAGGGGACGACGTTGGTCGCGCTTTACGTCGGCGGGGCGTTGGCGCTGACGGCCATAAAGATTGCAACGTTTGGCACCACTCGCGGTGACATGGCTATTGGCCTTGCCGTCTGTTGGCTGGCGATAGTTAACCTGCTCTGGATTCCTGCCGAAGCGACCTCACAACTCTATTTTTCCGTAACAGTCTTGCTGCCGATCATATTCCTGTTGTTCCTGTCGCGCTGCGAGCCGTCAATCTTTGTCGATTTGCGAAAGCGAACGTTGAGATTTGGTATACCGGTGTTGTGCGGATTATTGCTCATTTTCGTTTTCAGCGAGGGCGAGCCGGAGGCAGATCTGTTGACGAAATTCGGCGGAAATGCCGGCACCGGGGAAGGAGAGAAGTCTTTCCATGTGGTAGCCCAGACGATAGCCAAATTTTCAATCTTGTTGATCAATCAATGGATCGGTCTTTCAGTCATTGCTTTGGTCCTGCTAACCGTTCTCAATGTCCGATCTGCCCTCCTTGGTTTCCTGCTCGCGTTCTTGATCAAGAAATACAGCACATTCAACTTGAGGGTGTTTCTGGTGACGCTTGGCGTTTCTGTCGTCGCCATCGCCGTTCTTCTGTCGAACTCCGAATTTGTGGATGGCTTCCTCCAACGAATTCTCTATCGAGATCGGGTTTTCTTTGAGCAAGACACATCCAATCTGATGAGCGGGCGCGACGAAATTTGGCGCTACTATGTTCAAATGCTGGAGAACTCATCGCTGTTGGAGCTGTTATTTGGGCGCGGAGCGGTCTGGCAATATGGTTCCTTCCCGTTCCTTGCTCATAACGACCTTCTCAATCTGATGATTTGTTACGGACTTGTCGGCACAACAGCCGTTCTTTATGCGTGGTATGTGATCCTATCGCGTCTGGAGGCTGAATACAGGATGCCCTGCGTTGCATTGTTTCTGGTGCTCTTTTTCACGAACGGTGTGGTCTTCCATCAATCCAACCTGTTGTTCGTGCTTTTCATGGCCGGGAAAGCACAGCAAAAAGAGCTATCCGAGAGTTTGGTTGACGAGATGATCAAGCCGCGCGGTCTGCCGGCACGTGGATGA
- a CDS encoding polysaccharide deacetylase family protein: MTQILKDCLYYGVSRAGELPFVQARFAARAAIILLHEIQRDCQAELMTGTSVSFLEYILDWLQREGWSIVSLDECLERLARNDQSSRYAVLTFDDGYRDNVSVALPILERHNAPFMMYVPTGAPTRSMQSWWLGLRKLFLSKDTVAIDALGRQFHCPDTRSKTSALAEVTRWVHQDYRRSAMLAPTFKQNGISLVALNDAYFLDERELGLLARHPLASFGGHTTSHAALATLDEPSARAELANNRAYLENLLQRSVRHVAYPYGGPRACDVREEHLACEVGFQTAVTTRQGQLREHKMNHFALPRIGFSSRSGFTARMSGIMEAVQAL, translated from the coding sequence ATGACCCAGATCTTGAAGGATTGCCTCTACTACGGCGTGAGTCGGGCTGGAGAACTCCCCTTTGTTCAGGCACGCTTCGCAGCTCGCGCGGCCATCATACTGTTGCATGAGATACAGCGCGACTGTCAGGCGGAATTGATGACCGGAACATCAGTTTCGTTTCTTGAGTACATACTCGATTGGCTGCAACGAGAAGGATGGTCGATCGTCAGCCTCGATGAATGCCTCGAGCGACTGGCAAGAAACGATCAATCTAGCCGTTATGCAGTTCTGACTTTCGACGACGGCTACCGTGACAATGTCTCTGTGGCGCTTCCAATCCTGGAACGACACAACGCGCCGTTCATGATGTACGTACCTACCGGAGCCCCTACGCGATCCATGCAGTCGTGGTGGTTGGGTTTGCGCAAATTGTTTCTCTCTAAAGACACTGTTGCAATAGACGCATTGGGTCGACAGTTTCATTGTCCTGATACTCGAAGCAAGACGTCCGCGTTGGCCGAGGTGACCCGGTGGGTTCACCAGGATTACCGGCGGAGTGCGATGCTCGCGCCTACGTTCAAACAGAATGGAATTTCGCTGGTGGCATTGAATGACGCCTATTTCCTGGATGAACGCGAGCTTGGCCTTCTTGCGCGTCATCCGCTCGCGTCATTCGGCGGCCACACGACCTCACATGCAGCGCTCGCGACGCTCGACGAGCCCTCGGCGCGTGCCGAATTGGCCAATAACCGCGCCTACCTCGAGAATTTGCTTCAACGGTCCGTTCGACACGTTGCATATCCGTATGGCGGTCCTAGAGCGTGCGATGTTCGTGAAGAGCATCTCGCGTGCGAAGTTGGGTTTCAAACAGCGGTGACAACACGACAAGGACAACTGCGCGAGCACAAGATGAATCACTTTGCACTCCCCAGAATCGGCTTTAGCAGTCGTTCGGGCTTCACGGCTCGAATGAGCGGCATCATGGAGGCCGTCCAGGCGCTATGA
- the asnB gene encoding asparagine synthase (glutamine-hydrolyzing), translated as MCGIFGWVLGAAQSRDRETLISLTDLMFHRGPDGSGYWLHKTSDERFQIGFGHRRLSIIDIGGGAQPMSSEDGRFTLIFNGEIYNYIELRQELVALGHRFRTNSDSEVLIEAYRAWHLDAVRRFRGMFGFALWDETEQRLILARDAFGKKPLFLAELQGVLLFGSEIEPLVQFPGLDREFDSDALGHYLLNRYVPGPSTFFRAVKKLQPGHYAVWQSGTLKTTRYFTPPFATTMPDVKSFDDAIRLFEGAFDEAVRIRMRSDAPFGAYLSGGLDSSAVVATMVKHSAEPARTFSVGFREAEYSELDHARVIAGRFGTNHNELVVAPDAFMEHWSTAVVRRGAPVSETSDVPIFMLSEMASRSVKMVLTGEGADELMGGYPKHRAEQWIDLYQWLMPQRVHERLIYPLVHSLPYGMRRVKILALAASERDLVNRMRVWFGGTSVAEVEAMLGRPVSATPPDIYPYSSGLKSSLRRTLFFDQTSWLPDDLLERGDRMMMAGSIEGRMPFMDTVLASVVARFPDEFLTGGKGGKTVLRAAMDKILPPEIVRRKKVGFRVPIGEWFRGPYRNFIHDMLVSDASSVARICNRTKLRGLVAEHVGGRQNHERVIWSLTNLEMFIRTFKPSQRDQFEGNAARAAGGR; from the coding sequence ATGTGCGGAATATTTGGTTGGGTTCTTGGGGCAGCGCAGAGCAGGGATCGCGAGACTCTTATCAGCCTTACGGATCTGATGTTTCATCGAGGGCCGGACGGCTCCGGCTACTGGCTCCACAAGACGTCAGATGAGCGGTTTCAAATCGGCTTCGGCCACCGTCGGCTTTCGATTATTGATATCGGTGGTGGCGCGCAACCAATGTCAAGCGAGGATGGCCGATTCACGCTAATCTTCAACGGCGAGATCTATAATTATATTGAACTCCGGCAGGAGCTTGTTGCCCTGGGCCACCGGTTTCGCACGAACTCAGACTCCGAGGTGCTCATTGAAGCATATCGCGCCTGGCACCTTGATGCAGTCCGAAGATTTCGCGGAATGTTCGGCTTTGCGCTCTGGGATGAAACAGAGCAGCGGCTAATACTTGCCCGGGATGCCTTCGGCAAGAAGCCCCTGTTTCTCGCTGAGCTGCAAGGCGTTCTTCTCTTCGGCTCGGAGATCGAGCCGCTCGTTCAGTTTCCGGGCCTCGATAGAGAGTTCGATTCCGACGCACTCGGCCACTATCTTCTTAATCGCTACGTTCCGGGGCCGTCCACGTTCTTCCGTGCGGTGAAGAAGCTGCAACCTGGTCACTATGCCGTATGGCAAAGCGGGACGCTGAAAACGACTCGGTATTTCACGCCGCCGTTTGCGACGACAATGCCGGACGTCAAGTCCTTTGACGATGCGATTCGTTTGTTTGAAGGGGCATTCGATGAGGCCGTCCGAATCCGTATGCGCAGCGATGCGCCGTTCGGAGCCTACCTTTCGGGTGGTCTCGACTCGTCGGCGGTCGTCGCAACCATGGTCAAACATAGCGCGGAGCCCGCGCGAACGTTCTCGGTGGGTTTTCGGGAGGCGGAGTACTCAGAGCTCGACCACGCGCGTGTCATTGCGGGCCGGTTTGGGACCAACCACAATGAACTAGTGGTCGCGCCCGACGCCTTCATGGAACATTGGTCAACCGCTGTCGTGCGCCGCGGTGCTCCGGTAAGCGAGACATCTGATGTCCCGATCTTCATGCTTTCGGAGATGGCCTCTCGTAGCGTGAAGATGGTACTCACGGGAGAAGGCGCCGATGAGTTGATGGGAGGATATCCGAAGCATCGGGCTGAGCAGTGGATAGATTTGTATCAGTGGCTGATGCCGCAGCGGGTACACGAGCGGCTGATCTACCCGTTGGTGCATTCATTGCCCTATGGGATGCGGCGCGTGAAGATCCTTGCGTTAGCTGCGAGCGAGCGCGATCTTGTGAACCGCATGCGAGTGTGGTTCGGCGGCACTTCGGTTGCCGAAGTTGAGGCGATGCTAGGCCGGCCCGTATCGGCAACGCCGCCCGACATCTATCCGTACTCGTCGGGGCTGAAGTCAAGTCTGCGGCGTACATTGTTCTTCGATCAGACATCCTGGCTTCCAGACGATCTGTTGGAACGAGGCGATCGAATGATGATGGCAGGGTCCATCGAGGGCCGGATGCCATTCATGGATACAGTGCTGGCGAGTGTCGTTGCGCGCTTCCCGGACGAGTTCCTGACGGGCGGCAAAGGCGGCAAGACAGTGTTGCGTGCGGCGATGGACAAGATTCTGCCACCGGAGATCGTGCGACGGAAGAAGGTTGGATTCCGTGTTCCGATCGGAGAGTGGTTCAGAGGCCCTTACCGTAATTTCATACATGACATGCTGGTAAGTGACGCATCAAGTGTAGCGAGGATATGTAACAGGACGAAGCTTCGTGGCCTCGTGGCTGAACATGTCGGAGGCCGGCAGAATCATGAAAGGGTCATCTGGTCATTGACAAATCTCGAAATGTTCATCCGAACATTCAAGCCATCACAGCGCGATCAGTTTGAGGGCAATGCTGCGAGGGCTGCAGGAGGACGCTAA
- a CDS encoding glycosyltransferase family 4 protein, protein MFNKFHRQSASRLNVVVVTPGGEGGRGGIDRMMDAIRHEFREHPQVDVDLRFVVSRGDNIYLSPIVLTWALLRIIYLHAWQGIDVIHINLSANASVYRKLIVAAAASTLRIPYVVHLHSGEFGTFWESRNEQMRRRIDALFTKAKSVIVLGRVWSDLVATKLPELADRLVIMPNSTRAQRHHSHSDGPVRILFLGRLGPTKGIGDLLDSFEIIRHRNDWQATLAGDGAVAETRLSVERRGLAGCVTVPGWLDDDGVTAELRAADVLVLPSWVENLPMCVVEAFAHGLAVVCTPVGALPEIVEHEMTGLLVPAKNAPALASALERLLTDPVLRARLGNQARVQHAARFEIGGYVDKLVGVWRGASRTERCLVTSKSSMTARAR, encoded by the coding sequence ATGTTCAACAAGTTTCACAGGCAATCGGCGTCGCGGCTCAATGTCGTAGTGGTCACGCCCGGCGGTGAAGGAGGACGAGGTGGAATCGATCGCATGATGGATGCCATTCGACACGAATTTCGCGAGCATCCGCAGGTCGATGTTGACCTTCGGTTCGTGGTCAGTCGAGGCGACAACATATACCTGTCGCCCATCGTGCTAACTTGGGCTCTTCTGAGAATAATCTACCTGCATGCGTGGCAGGGGATCGACGTCATTCATATAAACCTTTCTGCAAACGCAAGCGTCTACCGGAAGTTGATCGTTGCAGCCGCTGCATCAACGTTGCGCATTCCGTACGTCGTTCATCTCCATTCAGGTGAGTTCGGCACCTTCTGGGAATCGCGCAATGAACAGATGCGTCGTCGGATAGACGCTCTCTTTACCAAAGCCAAATCCGTAATCGTGCTTGGTCGGGTATGGTCAGATCTGGTCGCGACAAAGTTGCCGGAGCTGGCAGACCGCTTAGTCATTATGCCCAATTCGACCAGGGCGCAGCGTCATCATTCTCACTCTGATGGCCCAGTAAGAATCCTGTTTCTCGGTCGCCTTGGCCCGACCAAGGGAATTGGCGATCTCCTCGATTCGTTCGAGATAATCCGGCATCGCAATGACTGGCAGGCGACGCTCGCCGGCGATGGCGCAGTCGCAGAAACCCGCCTCTCGGTCGAACGCCGTGGACTTGCCGGTTGCGTGACAGTGCCCGGATGGCTCGATGACGACGGCGTAACGGCTGAACTACGGGCGGCTGATGTTCTTGTCCTGCCCTCCTGGGTCGAGAATCTGCCGATGTGCGTGGTGGAAGCTTTTGCCCATGGACTAGCGGTTGTGTGCACACCGGTGGGCGCCCTGCCGGAGATTGTGGAGCACGAGATGACAGGTCTTTTGGTGCCCGCGAAAAATGCCCCAGCCTTGGCCTCAGCGTTGGAACGGCTTCTGACTGATCCCGTCCTTCGCGCCCGGCTCGGGAATCAAGCGCGGGTCCAACATGCTGCTCGATTTGAGATTGGCGGCTATGTCGACAAGCTCGTTGGGGTGTGGCGCGGAGCTTCGCGCACGGAACGGTGTCTGGTCACTTCTAAAAGTTCGATGACGGCCCGCGCTAGGTGA
- a CDS encoding FkbM family methyltransferase, with protein sequence MNMGAFEYEVSGSRLSIGLVRLMHAAIARITGRGMGLAMQAMKPLLHSQLSCVHFADGSRLYFRLDDVYWNGFIRQPPLDYEPEIGALLQRLKDVDYLFFDCGANIGYWSVLVTSEMLGRKRTIAVEPSQETIAILQQNCNANGQRFKICRKALSEHDGQRLFFFSNGPHAARHIAETQDGRSTHVEPVISTTIDALAQQLHLTDNDRIVVKLDVEGAEISALRGAHQVLKRDTLIIYEDHGSDPSHATTRFVFDALGFPIFSIAADGITEIKELGALDHVKKDPKLGYNFVTCPPRSGFHRRIVEAAASTRLSMH encoded by the coding sequence ATGAACATGGGTGCGTTCGAATACGAAGTTTCGGGAAGCCGGCTATCGATTGGGTTGGTGAGGCTGATGCACGCCGCGATTGCAAGGATTACCGGGCGCGGAATGGGACTCGCCATGCAGGCGATGAAGCCCCTTCTGCATTCCCAGTTATCGTGTGTCCATTTCGCCGACGGTAGCCGTTTGTACTTTCGGCTGGACGACGTCTACTGGAATGGGTTCATCCGTCAGCCCCCGCTCGACTACGAGCCGGAGATAGGGGCGCTTCTACAGCGGCTGAAAGACGTCGACTATCTGTTCTTTGATTGCGGCGCGAACATCGGATACTGGTCCGTTCTCGTCACTTCAGAGATGCTCGGTCGCAAACGCACCATTGCTGTCGAGCCCTCACAGGAGACGATTGCGATTCTGCAACAGAACTGCAACGCCAACGGGCAACGCTTCAAGATCTGTCGCAAGGCATTGAGCGAGCACGACGGGCAGCGCCTGTTCTTCTTCTCCAATGGACCTCATGCCGCGCGACACATCGCCGAGACGCAGGATGGCCGTTCAACACACGTCGAACCGGTCATTTCAACAACGATTGATGCGTTGGCACAGCAACTGCACCTGACCGACAACGATCGGATCGTCGTCAAGCTGGATGTCGAGGGCGCCGAAATCTCCGCTCTAAGGGGCGCGCACCAAGTACTGAAGCGCGACACGCTGATCATCTACGAAGATCATGGCAGCGATCCGAGCCACGCCACGACGCGGTTCGTGTTCGACGCACTAGGATTTCCGATCTTCTCCATTGCTGCCGATGGGATAACGGAGATCAAGGAACTCGGCGCACTGGATCACGTGAAGAAAGACCCGAAGCTTGGCTACAACTTTGTAACCTGCCCTCCACGGTCCGGTTTCCACCGACGGATAGTGGAAGCTGCCGCCAGCACGAGGCTATCCATGCACTGA
- the wecB gene encoding non-hydrolyzing UDP-N-acetylglucosamine 2-epimerase — protein sequence MKIAILVGTRPEIIKMAPIIRECQKRKLDYFIIHSKQHYSEKLDGIFFSELDLPAPKYNLNVGSGGHAHQTGRILIALEPILLSETPDLLLVQGDTNTVVAGALAARKLNIKVGHVEAGLRSFDQTMPEESNRIIADHISDYLFAVTDLQVGYLKKEGLPDSKIFKVGNTIVDALLSHRIHAEKTSKILSALKLQTKRYYLLTSHRAANVDDPDALKEIIQLIAKIPGRVCWPIHYRTQKVLGESKIDLPGNLTWTDPVGYSDFLNLLSNCAAVITDSGGVQEEACILGVPCVTIRDRTERPETVDVGANVLVHRNADAMVAALHRPMSPWTNPFGDGHTAKRILDIVTGQHAQPALPTRDTVCVVGLGYMGLPTSLLFANAGIRVVGFDLNEKKVREINGGHCPFEESGIPELLTAALKTGHFNAQTKPAAADVFVVAVPTPHENKKCDLSFVLSAVNDLLPVMKNGNLLIIESTIKPKTCEDIILPLLQSKHLRVQVAHCPERAIPGNTLHEIVHNDRIIGATSPEAAQRAARLYSTFTKGAIHQTNLVTAECVKLMENTFRDVNIALANEFSLIADRFRFDISAAIRLANKHPRVNILQPGIGVGGHCIAIDPWFLTEDVGGDLNLIRTARELNDGMPKRIVARIQNKIDRSVRKIGILGVSYKPDVDDARETPVLEVARILSERYEIRCHDPLVKDWDFELLPIEEVDGWADVLVILSNHTVYASRKFVSPLLSFEKLINAELTPGLRSVTVQARRPRSGTRSRRTNDERSIG from the coding sequence ATGAAAATCGCAATTCTCGTTGGCACTCGCCCGGAAATCATCAAGATGGCGCCGATCATTCGCGAATGCCAGAAGCGAAAACTCGATTACTTCATCATTCATTCGAAACAGCATTATTCGGAGAAGCTCGACGGGATCTTCTTCTCCGAACTCGATCTTCCCGCGCCGAAATACAATCTGAATGTCGGCTCCGGCGGTCATGCACACCAAACGGGCCGCATATTGATCGCGCTCGAACCGATCCTGCTATCTGAAACGCCCGATCTCCTGCTCGTTCAAGGGGATACCAACACCGTTGTGGCTGGCGCGCTCGCGGCCCGCAAACTCAACATCAAGGTCGGGCACGTCGAAGCCGGATTGCGCTCGTTTGACCAAACGATGCCCGAAGAGAGCAACCGAATCATCGCCGATCATATTTCGGACTATCTTTTTGCCGTCACCGACTTGCAGGTCGGTTACCTGAAAAAAGAGGGTCTTCCGGATTCGAAGATCTTCAAGGTCGGCAACACGATCGTCGATGCTCTTCTTTCTCACCGGATTCACGCGGAGAAAACGAGCAAGATTCTTTCTGCACTGAAACTGCAAACGAAGCGATATTACCTTCTTACGTCCCACCGGGCGGCGAACGTCGACGATCCCGATGCACTGAAGGAAATAATCCAGCTGATTGCGAAGATCCCCGGGCGGGTGTGCTGGCCAATCCACTATCGCACACAGAAGGTTCTCGGGGAAAGCAAGATTGATCTGCCTGGGAATCTGACCTGGACAGACCCCGTCGGCTATTCGGACTTCCTGAACCTTCTTTCGAACTGCGCAGCAGTTATTACTGATTCCGGCGGTGTCCAGGAAGAAGCTTGTATCCTTGGCGTACCTTGCGTGACGATTCGCGATCGCACAGAGCGGCCTGAAACTGTCGACGTCGGCGCGAACGTTTTGGTGCACCGAAACGCGGACGCGATGGTCGCAGCCCTCCATCGCCCCATGAGCCCTTGGACGAATCCATTTGGCGACGGCCACACCGCCAAAAGAATTCTCGACATCGTCACGGGCCAACATGCGCAGCCAGCGCTGCCAACGCGGGATACCGTTTGCGTTGTTGGTCTTGGCTACATGGGACTTCCGACCTCCCTCTTGTTTGCCAACGCGGGCATAAGGGTCGTTGGCTTTGATCTCAACGAGAAGAAGGTCCGGGAAATCAACGGTGGACACTGCCCATTTGAAGAGAGCGGCATTCCGGAGTTGTTGACGGCAGCTCTGAAGACGGGACACTTCAACGCTCAGACGAAGCCTGCAGCAGCGGACGTTTTCGTTGTCGCTGTACCGACCCCGCATGAGAATAAGAAATGCGACTTGTCCTTCGTTCTTTCGGCCGTGAACGATCTTCTTCCAGTTATGAAGAACGGAAATCTCCTCATCATCGAATCGACAATCAAGCCCAAGACCTGCGAAGACATCATACTTCCGCTCCTGCAGTCGAAGCATTTGAGAGTCCAAGTCGCGCACTGCCCGGAGCGCGCGATTCCCGGCAATACGCTACATGAGATCGTCCACAATGACCGCATCATTGGTGCTACGTCGCCAGAAGCAGCACAGAGAGCGGCACGCCTCTATTCGACATTCACGAAGGGCGCGATTCATCAGACGAATCTAGTGACCGCGGAGTGCGTAAAACTCATGGAAAACACTTTCCGCGATGTCAATATCGCTCTCGCGAACGAGTTCTCGCTGATTGCAGATAGGTTCAGGTTCGACATCTCAGCCGCGATTCGGCTCGCGAACAAGCATCCGCGCGTCAACATTCTGCAACCGGGAATCGGCGTCGGAGGACACTGCATCGCCATCGATCCGTGGTTCCTGACTGAAGACGTCGGCGGCGATTTGAACCTCATCAGAACGGCGCGCGAACTGAACGACGGAATGCCGAAGCGTATCGTCGCGCGAATTCAAAACAAGATCGACAGATCCGTCAGGAAGATCGGCATTCTGGGAGTGAGTTATAAGCCGGACGTCGACGATGCTCGCGAAACTCCCGTTTTGGAGGTCGCAAGGATTCTCTCGGAGAGATATGAAATCCGCTGCCACGATCCCCTCGTAAAGGATTGGGATTTCGAACTCCTCCCCATCGAAGAAGTCGATGGCTGGGCGGACGTGTTGGTTATTCTTTCGAACCATACGGTCTACGCATCCAGAAAGTTCGTATCCCCGCTGCTGTCGTTTGAAAAGCTGATCAACGCCGAGCTGACCCCGGGCCTGCGATCGGTGACCGTTCAGGCCAGGAGGCCCCGTAGCGGAACTCGATCGCGGCGTACCAATGATGAACGATCGATAGGTTGA
- a CDS encoding oligosaccharide flippase family protein, producing the protein MFESLVWKSVLTFIYRCSGALISFAFGVSFARMMSIEEYGTLVSLMSFAMIASTFGLVGQPLRVLREIPILAAQKDYTAIGSIVVQRVRLACLGSTVATGIALCMFVVAHGREGVFGRWEYSASVLLIVPLALIEMQSSVGRALGSINLALVPKDVLWRLFIILLGGALFATTGHPLKAADVFLIATGVLILLIVLQQIHVRHLAEGHRLFTMAVRQSKESIVGAFSTSGPFWVTSIATVLFGTIDIVIVSVFVGAEAAGYYYAANRIALLLDFFLGTFCIPAAPLMARLFDENRRSEITRVMSGATLAAFVGVLACVVALSLVGDTALMAFGQNFVRAHGVLMVLAIGMLLSVYFGVGSIALTMTGHQRAAMNIMVTTSAVGVVAMVGATWIFGIWGTAIVVSIVWVATKAWMAAYLYAAEGIDLTPTTTLLSIARRRATRMST; encoded by the coding sequence ATGTTCGAATCCCTCGTCTGGAAATCGGTGCTGACCTTCATCTATCGTTGCTCCGGTGCGCTAATCTCCTTCGCCTTTGGCGTCAGTTTCGCCAGGATGATGAGCATCGAGGAGTATGGCACCCTCGTGTCGCTGATGTCCTTCGCCATGATTGCCTCGACGTTTGGCCTCGTCGGTCAGCCACTCCGTGTGCTGCGCGAAATACCAATTCTCGCAGCCCAGAAAGATTACACGGCGATCGGCTCAATCGTCGTACAGCGGGTTCGCCTGGCATGTCTGGGCAGTACCGTGGCGACAGGAATCGCTCTCTGCATGTTCGTTGTCGCTCACGGTCGGGAAGGAGTATTCGGACGCTGGGAGTATTCCGCGAGCGTGCTTCTGATCGTCCCACTGGCCTTGATCGAAATGCAGAGCTCTGTCGGTCGCGCGTTGGGCTCGATCAACCTCGCACTCGTGCCTAAGGACGTATTGTGGCGATTGTTCATCATCCTATTGGGCGGAGCTCTTTTCGCAACGACGGGTCATCCACTGAAGGCAGCAGATGTTTTCCTGATCGCAACCGGCGTCCTGATCCTGCTGATCGTCCTCCAGCAAATTCACGTGAGGCATCTTGCCGAGGGCCATAGGTTGTTCACCATGGCGGTGAGACAATCGAAGGAGAGCATTGTCGGCGCCTTTTCCACTTCCGGACCGTTCTGGGTAACCAGTATTGCCACCGTCCTGTTCGGTACAATCGACATCGTCATCGTCTCGGTTTTCGTTGGTGCGGAGGCCGCCGGATATTACTACGCCGCCAATCGGATCGCGCTACTTCTCGATTTCTTCCTGGGAACCTTCTGTATTCCTGCAGCACCTCTCATGGCGCGCCTGTTCGACGAGAATCGTCGCTCGGAGATCACGCGTGTCATGTCGGGTGCAACACTGGCTGCCTTTGTCGGAGTCCTTGCATGCGTCGTCGCATTGTCACTTGTCGGCGACACCGCGCTAATGGCGTTCGGACAGAATTTCGTTCGTGCCCACGGCGTACTGATGGTCCTCGCGATCGGTATGTTGCTGTCGGTTTACTTCGGCGTCGGAAGTATCGCACTGACCATGACCGGACACCAACGGGCCGCGATGAACATCATGGTCACCACCTCCGCAGTGGGGGTTGTGGCCATGGTCGGAGCAACCTGGATATTCGGGATTTGGGGAACAGCGATCGTCGTCTCCATCGTGTGGGTCGCGACGAAGGCCTGGATGGCTGCCTACCTTTACGCCGCGGAAGGAATCGATCTCACCCCCACCACCACGTTACTGAGCATCGCCAGACGGCGAGCAACACGGATGAGCACATGA